In Acidisarcina polymorpha, the DNA window TGCAACCAAGCTAGAAACGACGTGGCCCGGGTCAGATGAGAAGTTCGGTTATTTGAGCTTACATCAAGACCCTGAAAGCACGAGGAGATGAGGTCTGCCGATTTGCCTACATTTACGCAAAGGGACAGTCTTCACGCTATAGCTATTTTTACTTTGAGTCTCCTGGGGATCAAGCCTTCACGGACGGCAAGCTATCTGCGCCGCACTCGGGCCGTTTCGTGGTCTGCATAGCCGCTTTCCGACTCTGCGTTCCATTTCACCTTCCAAAGGACAGTCCAATGAAACCCTCCATGCTCTACGAAGCGCTTCAGGCGCTGATCGGCGAACGTGTGCCCCTTCACCTCTGGGGATCGTGCGGCGTCGGCAAATCACAGATAGTTTTCCAGGTTGCGAATGACACCAACCGCGAGTTTCGGGACATACGTGCAGGGCAGCTCGACCCAGTCGATCTGCGCGGTCTGCCTCATATCGCCTCGCAGCAGACAGAATGGGCGCCCCCTAAGTTCCTTCCCATAAGTGGTGAAGGGATCCTCTTTCTGGATGAACTGACTTCGGCACCACAGATGACCCAGGCGGCCTGCTATCAGCTAGTGCTCGACAGACGTCTTGGCGAGTATGTGCTGCCTGACGGCTGGGTGGTCATTGCAGCTGGCAATCCTGCTTCTGAAAGAGGCGTGCACTTCTCCATGCCACGACCGCTCCGGAATCGTTTCGTCCATCTGCATCTGGAAGCCGATCTCCCGGAATGGTGCCGTTGGGCAGTGCGTGCGGGCGTACGTTCCGAGATCATTGCGTTCCTTCGCTTCAAGCCCGCATTACTCCACGATGGGGACGTTACCTCCGACCAGAATGCTTGGCCCACGCCGCGCTCATGGCAGATGGCCTCGAATGTTTTGAAGGGCATGTCCGGCAAGGTTGGCTCTGCCGCGGTCGAAATCGAAGCGGAACTGCTAGAGGGCACCATCGGACCTGCTGCAACGGCGGAGTTTGTCGGGTTCCTACGGCTATTCCGAGAGTTGCCTTCGATCGACGAGATCCTGCTCAACCCCGATAAAGCTCCGCTTCCCAGCGAGCCGTCAGCGCAGATTGCGATTGCAACAGCACTGGGACGAGCTTTATCCGATCATTCCGTCGCGAAAGGACTTGCCTACCTGGACCGCATGCCAGCAGAGATGCGTGTTCTCGCCATGCGCGACGCCGCAGCACGCGATCGTGCGATCACTAGCACGCCGGAGTTCATTCGCTTCGGCATTCAACATGCGGAGGTCATCCAATGATTACTCAGAGGGCGATGCTGGCTGCTGTTCATATCAGCATCTGGACAGCGACTAAATACGACCGTAAGGTCAGCCGTGACGTGGCCAGCCAGCACGGCGCGCAGGAGCGCGCGGGCCGCTACAACAAGCAACTCCTCATGGGTGCGGCGCGGCTCGAAGAACTGAGAACACTGGCCGGCCAGATTCGACAGTATTTCTACAAGGTCACACTTCCTTGGTCGGACGAGGGACTTCGGCTTCTGTCCTCGCACTTCCTCTTCGAACTGAGCGAACGGATGCGTGAGTTCAAAGCGAACTTCTCTCACGGGGTGGAAGAGTTCCTCGATGTCTATCCGGGCTACATTCGAGAGGCCAGGGCAGAACTTGGGAGCCTCTTCCGCGAGGAGGATTATCCTTCGGTGGACAAGTTGCGCGAGAAATTCAGCGTCAACGTCGAGATTCTTCCCATCGCCACTGGGGACGACTTCCGAGTTACGATGTCGGCGGAAGAACAGGCGCGCATTGCTCGTGAAATCGATGCGAACGTGAGGCAGCGACTTTCAAAGGGAAGCGAGGATCTTTGGAAGCGATTGAGGGCTGTGGTCGGTCACATGGTGGATCGGTTGAGCGAGCCCGAGTCGCGGTTCCATGCGACGCTGGTGACAAACATCCACGATCTTGTCTCTTTGTTGCCGCAACTGAACGTCAATCAGGATCCCGACCTTGACCGCTTCGCGACCCAGATTCGAGAGCGGCTTTGCAACTGTACGGCGCAAGAGCTGAGGAAGGATGATTCGCGTCGGAGCGCCACGGTCGCAGAGGCTGCGGGAATCGTCGCCGAAATGGATGAGGTGCTCGAATCGCGGATCCCGCAGAACTCTACCGTACCTGTCGAGATGCCGGAGCTCTCCGGCATCCTCGCCCATATGACTGCCTATATGGGCGAGTCGGTGGCACTATGAGGCAATTGACTGCCGTGGAGAGCCGGATCCGGAAGGCGCGCACTACACTCCTCCTGGATCATCCTTTCTTTGGAACGCTCCTCTTCCGTCTTGCTGGCAAGGAGACCTCTTCCGTAGAAACAATGGCCACCGACGGAGTCTCTCTCTTCTTTAACCCTGCCTTCGTCGACACCCTGGCGGCATCCGAGTTGGTGGGCGTTCTCGCGCACGAGGTCTTGCATCCCGCCCTCCAGCACCATACTCGCCGGGGAAACCGAAGCCCGAACCGCTGGAACGAAGCGTGTGATTACGCGATCAATCCACTGGTTTTGGATGCGGGTCTGTCCCTGCCCAAGGGCGTCCTGGTGGACAAGCGCTTCCGCGGTATGAGCGCTGAGAGGATCTACAATTTGCTTGACGCAGAGCAGAATGACAAAGCTGGAGACAAGCAGAGTTCGAGAGGCTCCGACGATCCCGTGGCGCCAATTACCGTAGGCGGAATTGGCCAAGTTCTGGATGCCCCGGAACCGAAATTTGCAGAAGACAAGGACATAGCAGAACAGGCACGCGATTGGCAGATCGCAGTCGAACAGGCGCAGACGCTTTCGAAGATCGCCGGCAAGGTCCCGGCAGGAGTCGAGCGGAGTCTGTTTGCCGCCGCGGAGGCGAACATCGATTGGCGTGAGTTGTTGCGCCGGTCATGGTCGGAGGCACTCCCTGCCGACTACTCATGGATGAGGCCAAACCGCCGCCATCTCTGGCGTGGGCTCTACCTTCCCGGGATCACTCGGGATGGCGTCGGGGAAATAGTCGTTGCGGTAGACTGCTCGGGTTCGGTGAATGCAAGACAACTCTCTCTTTTTGAAGCGGAGATTCGATCTATTCTCGAGGGCCAGAGACCGGAGCGGGTCCATGTGCTTTACTTCGACACCCAGGTCCACAAAACCGACGTCTATTCCTACGGTGAGCCGATCTGCCTGACTCCGGCGGGCGGCGGCGGGACCGATTTCAGGCCCTGTTTTCATTGGGTAGAGGAACATCAAGTACCTGCTCAAATGGTGGTCTTCTTGACGGATCTCCATGGGACTCTTCCTGAGGAAGAGCCTGACTACCCTGTGATCTGGGCATCCACGGGATCGCTCCGCGCTTCTTTCGGACAGGTCGTACCGATGCGGGCTGCTTAGGCCTGCATCGGTACATCTTGCTGGACAAGAACTTAGAGAAGGCGCGGGACCAGTGTGAACGTCATCGAGCTGAACTCGACATGCCCGAAGTATTCCAGGTGTAGCAGCGAACAGCTTCCAACGGCGAAAACACTGAGTCTTGATCTTCAGATCCTGAACGGACGACGTCCGAAGATGGGCAGGCCGCTTCGCCGGCATTTGGAGCGCTCAAACGTCGGACCGCTTCGATCGAAGACCTTCGTTCGGTCTCGAGGGTTCGGAACGTCGGGGAGTATCGCAAGGAACTGACTGAAGGCAGGCTATGCTCCCAGTTCAATCGAGCCGCTCTATCCTGGATGTAAATTGATCGCGGCTTCACTTCCAGGGACCTCAGGATCCATTTCTGTCTGGAGGCAAGACGAAGGCATCGGTCTTGGCTCAAGCGACCATGCGAACCTGGCAGCCTGTCGCTGTATTCTCAGCCGGTGCTCCGCGCAGTCCGCAAAAAGTAGGTCATTCGTAAACCAATTTTCAAAGCCGCGCGGAGGGTCCGGTCTTCCTATGGGACTTACACGGTGGGAAAAGCCTGATCTCCAGACACAGTGGCTATCAAGTCGTAGCAATCCCAGGGATGACTCGAAAGACTTGCCTCTTTGATTTTCAGCAGATACATCTCGTGCAACATCATTCCATCCTCTCGTATGCGACCGCTTTTGACGTACATATCGTCCAGAACGCGTGAACGTAGGGCGCCGGTGACCGCGTCAGGGTCTGTGCTGCCAATTTCCTTCACAGTTTGGAGGTACTGTTTCACCGCTGAGTAGTCTGCCGCCTGTAACGAGGACGGCATTCGTTGCTGACGCAAGAAAAAGCGATGAGCCCAGGCTCGCGACTCGGCGTCGCGCGTCCAATACCAGCTATCGCAGAGATATAAGCCCTTGGCCTGCTCTTGCCCCATCTCGTAAATGTCATCGATGAACGTCAGGAGACCGACCACCTTCAATTTGGAGGTGGCCCCTAGAAGTTCCATCGCTTTCATGGCCTTGATGAGGGCAGCATGACCATTGGCGAGTCCGAGAACTTGAGCACCACTTTCAAGCGCCGCTTCGATATAGGGAACGAAGTTTTCCTCTC includes these proteins:
- a CDS encoding AAA family ATPase, with protein sequence MKPSMLYEALQALIGERVPLHLWGSCGVGKSQIVFQVANDTNREFRDIRAGQLDPVDLRGLPHIASQQTEWAPPKFLPISGEGILFLDELTSAPQMTQAACYQLVLDRRLGEYVLPDGWVVIAAGNPASERGVHFSMPRPLRNRFVHLHLEADLPEWCRWAVRAGVRSEIIAFLRFKPALLHDGDVTSDQNAWPTPRSWQMASNVLKGMSGKVGSAAVEIEAELLEGTIGPAATAEFVGFLRLFRELPSIDEILLNPDKAPLPSEPSAQIAIATALGRALSDHSVAKGLAYLDRMPAEMRVLAMRDAAARDRAITSTPEFIRFGIQHAEVIQ
- a CDS encoding ABC transporter substrate-binding protein encodes the protein MRHKTIRVGFCTDLTGPYRNVDGLGGAEAIRMAIEDVEGEAAGSRVELLLGDHHNDSEQAKKIAFDWYTQSGVDLIISGVNSDTSLAMSGVAADLHRPLMVVGAGTSVQTRERASSSVIQYAYNTVALATVPGLVLTSKGDSRWFYITADYPFGRELEAHGRVAVSTAGGTVVGAVINPHGEENFVPYIEAALESGAQVLGLANGHAALIKAMKAMELLGATSKLKVVGLLTFIDDIYEMGQEQAKGLYLCDSWYWTRDAESRAWAHRFFLRQQRMPSSLQAADYSAVKQYLQTVKEIGSTDPDAVTGALRSRVLDDMYVKSGRIREDGMMLHEMYLLKIKEASLSSHPWDCYDLIATVSGDQAFPTV
- a CDS encoding DUF2201 family putative metallopeptidase, which codes for MRQLTAVESRIRKARTTLLLDHPFFGTLLFRLAGKETSSVETMATDGVSLFFNPAFVDTLAASELVGVLAHEVLHPALQHHTRRGNRSPNRWNEACDYAINPLVLDAGLSLPKGVLVDKRFRGMSAERIYNLLDAEQNDKAGDKQSSRGSDDPVAPITVGGIGQVLDAPEPKFAEDKDIAEQARDWQIAVEQAQTLSKIAGKVPAGVERSLFAAAEANIDWRELLRRSWSEALPADYSWMRPNRRHLWRGLYLPGITRDGVGEIVVAVDCSGSVNARQLSLFEAEIRSILEGQRPERVHVLYFDTQVHKTDVYSYGEPICLTPAGGGGTDFRPCFHWVEEHQVPAQMVVFLTDLHGTLPEEEPDYPVIWASTGSLRASFGQVVPMRAA